The proteins below are encoded in one region of Vannielia litorea:
- the dapA gene encoding 4-hydroxy-tetrahydrodipicolinate synthase: MFQGSLPALVTPFKDGELDLPAFEALVNWQIEEGSSGLVPVGTTGESPTLSHDEHDAVVAACVKAAAGRVPVVAGAGSNSTRETVRLVEAAKAAGAAAALVVTPYYNKPTQAGLIAHFEAAAEVGLPIIIYNIPPRSVIDMSPATMAELAKNPNIIGVKDATADLARVAITRQMCGPDFIQLSGEDPTAVGYNAMGGVGCISVTANVAPRLCAEMQAACLAGDYAKALTYQDKLIPLHRAIFAEPGLCGAKYGLSVLGKCAEDVRRPHVGVTEPVKGQIRDAMRFAGLIN; the protein is encoded by the coding sequence ATGTTCCAGGGATCGCTTCCAGCACTGGTGACGCCTTTCAAGGACGGCGAGCTCGACCTGCCCGCCTTCGAAGCGCTGGTGAACTGGCAGATCGAGGAGGGCTCCTCCGGTCTCGTGCCCGTGGGCACCACCGGCGAGAGCCCTACCCTCAGCCATGACGAGCACGATGCCGTGGTCGCCGCCTGCGTGAAGGCCGCCGCGGGCCGGGTGCCGGTGGTGGCAGGCGCGGGCAGCAACTCCACCCGAGAGACGGTGCGCCTGGTCGAGGCCGCCAAGGCCGCGGGCGCCGCCGCCGCGCTGGTGGTGACGCCCTATTACAACAAGCCCACACAGGCGGGCCTGATCGCGCATTTCGAGGCCGCGGCCGAAGTTGGCCTGCCGATCATCATCTACAACATCCCGCCGCGCTCGGTCATTGACATGAGCCCGGCCACCATGGCCGAGCTGGCGAAAAACCCCAACATCATCGGGGTGAAGGACGCCACCGCCGATCTCGCCCGCGTGGCGATCACCCGGCAGATGTGCGGCCCCGACTTCATCCAGCTCTCGGGCGAAGACCCGACGGCGGTGGGCTACAACGCCATGGGTGGCGTGGGCTGCATCTCCGTCACCGCCAACGTGGCCCCGCGCCTCTGCGCCGAGATGCAGGCCGCCTGCCTCGCGGGCGACTACGCCAAGGCGCTGACCTACCAGGACAAGCTGATCCCGCTGCACCGCGCGATCTTCGCCGAGCCGGGGCTCTGCGGCGCCAAGTATGGCCTCTCGGTGCTGGGCAAATGCGCGGAAGACGTGCGCCGCCCCCACGTGGGCGTGACAGAACCGGTCAAGGGGCAGATCCGCGACGCGATGCGGTTTGCCGGGCTGATCAATTGA
- a CDS encoding LysE family translocator — protein MDLAFFLPACFALNLTFGPSNLLALTHGAQSGVRFAFTAALARLAVFAPMIAASALGLGLLLTVSATAFTAVKILGAAYLIWIGLKLLRTRPDSHALGSPAPNLVRAARREALVALGNPKAILIFAAFFPQFVRAGSYWSDYALLGAAFLLLEGCAVTAYAIAGRFAARLASTRMHWLQRASGGTMVGFGLLLLLARAPTRAAA, from the coding sequence ATGGACCTGGCCTTCTTTCTTCCCGCCTGCTTCGCGCTGAACCTGACCTTCGGGCCGTCGAACCTGCTGGCGCTGACCCACGGCGCGCAGAGCGGTGTCCGCTTCGCCTTTACCGCCGCGCTGGCCCGGCTGGCCGTCTTCGCGCCGATGATCGCGGCCTCGGCCCTTGGCCTCGGGCTGCTGCTCACCGTTTCGGCCACCGCCTTTACCGCCGTGAAGATCCTCGGCGCGGCCTATCTGATCTGGATCGGCCTCAAACTGCTCCGCACCAGGCCCGACAGCCACGCGCTCGGCTCGCCCGCGCCCAACCTCGTCCGCGCCGCCCGCCGCGAGGCGCTGGTGGCGCTGGGCAACCCCAAGGCGATCCTGATCTTCGCTGCCTTCTTCCCCCAGTTCGTGCGGGCCGGGAGCTACTGGTCGGACTACGCCCTGCTCGGCGCCGCCTTCCTGCTGCTCGAGGGCTGCGCCGTTACAGCCTATGCCATCGCCGGGCGCTTCGCCGCGCGGCTGGCCTCTACCCGGATGCACTGGCTGCAACGCGCCTCGGGCGGCACCATGGTGGGCTTCGGCCTGCTTCTGCTGCTCGCACGCGCGCCGACGCGGGCCGCAGCGTGA
- the tsaA gene encoding tRNA (N6-threonylcarbamoyladenosine(37)-N6)-methyltransferase TrmO — MKPPREGEVRLGYDPALDPQAGLHFVGVIRSDWAEGTAPKNLRLSREQGGGNARIEMKPEFAPALAGLKAGDWVMLLYWTGEARRDLLVQHPRHAEEPRGTFALRSPARPNPVALGCVRIEGIEGTTLRIDATDAFDGTPVVDIKPWIATVDAPAT, encoded by the coding sequence TTGAAGCCACCCCGCGAGGGCGAGGTCCGGCTGGGCTACGACCCGGCCCTGGACCCGCAGGCGGGGCTGCATTTTGTCGGCGTGATCCGGTCGGATTGGGCCGAGGGCACGGCGCCCAAGAACCTGCGGCTCTCGCGGGAGCAGGGCGGCGGCAACGCGCGGATCGAGATGAAGCCCGAGTTCGCGCCCGCCCTGGCCGGGCTGAAGGCAGGCGATTGGGTGATGCTGCTCTACTGGACGGGCGAGGCCCGGCGCGACCTGCTGGTGCAGCACCCCAGGCACGCCGAGGAGCCGCGCGGCACCTTTGCGCTCCGCTCGCCCGCAAGGCCCAACCCGGTGGCGCTGGGCTGCGTGCGGATCGAGGGCATCGAGGGCACCACGCTGAGGATTGACGCCACCGATGCCTTCGACGGCACCCCGGTGGTCGACATCAAGCCCTGGATCGCGACCGTGGACGCCCCCGCGACCTGA
- the smpB gene encoding SsrA-binding protein SmpB, producing the protein MAKKDDNPNYKVIAENRRARHDYAIEEDLEVGIILEGSEVKSLRENTAQITESYAAVENGELWLVNGYIAPYDKAKTFGHEERRRRKLLCSRKELARLWNDTQRKGMTLVPLVLYFNHRGIAKMKIGIAKGKKLADKRDTAAKRDWNRQKQRLLKQGG; encoded by the coding sequence ATGGCCAAGAAAGATGACAATCCTAACTACAAGGTGATCGCCGAGAACCGGCGTGCCCGGCACGACTATGCCATCGAGGAAGACCTCGAGGTGGGGATCATCCTCGAAGGCTCGGAGGTGAAGTCGCTGCGCGAGAACACCGCCCAGATCACCGAGAGCTACGCCGCCGTGGAAAACGGCGAGCTCTGGCTGGTGAACGGCTACATCGCGCCCTACGACAAGGCCAAAACCTTCGGCCATGAGGAGCGCCGCCGCCGCAAGCTGCTCTGCTCCAGGAAGGAGCTCGCCCGGCTCTGGAACGACACCCAGCGCAAGGGCATGACACTCGTGCCGCTGGTGCTCTACTTCAACCATCGCGGCATCGCCAAGATGAAGATCGGCATCGCCAAGGGCAAGAAGCTGGCCGACAAGCGCGATACGGCGGCCAAGCGCGACTGGAACCGGCAGAAGCAACGGCTGCTGAAGCAGGGCGGCTGA